Proteins from a single region of Desulfatiglans anilini DSM 4660:
- a CDS encoding TonB-dependent receptor plug domain-containing protein, giving the protein MGKGLMIMALACSLACWFGSGVCAESSADAAGEPAYTLGEIIVTGEQDVVEAVGTVREVSASEIETRGVRTLSEALQLLPGVVIRSGAEGTPRVDLRGLRSRHVVLLLDGIPLNSTFDGQFDPSVIPVENISRIKLSYGTHSVLYGDGGLAGVINIITKQGGQKVKGSVAGEAGSGSQNLGRFTLSGGKDALTFFGSGSVYDSDGYRLSDDFKPTSEEDGGLRENSDSERRNLFGNLSYKPNDRLHVGFVVDYKNGEFGLPPSTINDKKDVFANSPKYERVEDFDGISAQLSSSYDFDGPLSMRGWVFVNQQDEERSRYDDNAYNSMSDPSIKGTFHEDNTTTISGAALQTAYDLAERGKATFGLNVRQEAWEAEGRIRDVEVKKNVYEFRDYSDDRDLNVYNLSLEYEVNPLDDLGIVLGGGYNWMNNPDGSNDDAGNFLFGAYYDLNPETRLRGSVARKIRFPSIRQLYEEAGGNPDLTTENSLNYELGLERELPAKSRFTATAFLMDVKDYIEKILPDDRFENNDEYRFQGFELMLESAMVDNALVRAGYTFLHAEDRSPGTEKDELQYRPKHKLTLEGQYTFPAGFTAYANMLYIANQVYYSKKAPLIEGELEDYVLFNVKLEQKLFNDFVRLYVRAENLFDVDYEESYGYPQSGRMLYAGAELRF; this is encoded by the coding sequence ATGGGAAAAGGGTTGATGATCATGGCGCTCGCCTGTTCCCTGGCATGTTGGTTCGGGAGCGGGGTTTGCGCTGAATCTTCGGCGGATGCGGCCGGTGAGCCGGCGTACACATTGGGCGAGATCATCGTGACCGGAGAGCAGGATGTCGTGGAGGCCGTGGGCACCGTACGGGAGGTCAGCGCCAGTGAGATCGAAACCCGGGGTGTGAGGACGCTTTCAGAGGCGCTTCAGCTCCTTCCCGGCGTGGTGATACGGAGCGGTGCGGAAGGGACTCCAAGGGTGGATCTCAGGGGTTTGCGTTCCCGCCATGTCGTTCTCCTTCTGGATGGGATTCCACTCAATTCGACGTTTGACGGGCAGTTCGATCCATCCGTGATCCCGGTCGAAAACATCTCCCGGATCAAACTGTCTTACGGGACCCATTCGGTTCTCTATGGGGACGGCGGACTGGCCGGCGTGATCAATATCATCACCAAGCAGGGAGGCCAAAAGGTAAAAGGATCAGTTGCGGGCGAAGCCGGAAGCGGCTCCCAGAACCTGGGCCGCTTCACCCTCTCGGGCGGCAAGGACGCCTTGACCTTCTTTGGCAGCGGAAGCGTTTATGACAGCGATGGTTATCGGCTGTCGGACGACTTCAAGCCCACGTCCGAGGAAGACGGGGGGCTCAGGGAAAACAGCGACAGCGAGAGGCGCAATCTCTTCGGAAACCTCTCCTACAAGCCCAATGACCGCCTTCACGTCGGTTTCGTGGTCGATTACAAAAACGGGGAGTTCGGGCTGCCTCCGAGCACCATCAACGACAAGAAAGACGTTTTCGCCAACAGCCCGAAATACGAGCGCGTCGAAGACTTCGATGGGATTTCGGCTCAACTTTCGAGCAGTTATGATTTCGATGGGCCCCTCAGCATGCGTGGCTGGGTGTTCGTCAACCAGCAGGACGAGGAGCGCAGCCGTTATGACGATAACGCCTACAATTCGATGAGCGACCCGAGTATCAAGGGCACCTTTCACGAGGACAACACGACGACTATTTCGGGGGCCGCGCTCCAGACGGCCTATGACCTGGCGGAAAGGGGAAAGGCGACCTTCGGTCTGAACGTGCGCCAGGAGGCCTGGGAAGCGGAAGGTAGGATCCGGGACGTGGAAGTGAAGAAGAATGTCTATGAATTCCGGGACTACTCCGATGACCGGGATCTCAATGTCTACAACCTGTCGCTCGAGTATGAGGTGAACCCCTTGGACGATCTCGGGATCGTGCTTGGGGGAGGATACAACTGGATGAACAACCCGGACGGCTCCAACGACGATGCAGGGAATTTCCTGTTCGGCGCCTACTATGATCTGAACCCCGAAACGCGCCTCAGGGGGTCGGTCGCGCGCAAGATCCGGTTTCCATCGATTCGTCAGCTCTATGAGGAGGCAGGGGGGAACCCGGACCTCACAACGGAAAACTCCCTCAACTATGAACTCGGCCTCGAGCGCGAACTGCCCGCGAAGAGCAGATTCACGGCCACGGCGTTTCTCATGGACGTCAAGGATTACATCGAAAAGATCCTGCCGGACGACCGCTTCGAAAACAACGATGAATACCGCTTCCAGGGTTTCGAACTGATGCTGGAATCCGCAATGGTCGACAATGCCCTGGTGCGGGCCGGCTACACCTTTCTCCATGCGGAGGACCGCTCCCCCGGCACGGAAAAGGACGAACTGCAGTACCGTCCCAAGCACAAGCTGACTTTGGAAGGCCAATACACGTTTCCGGCTGGTTTTACGGCCTATGCCAACATGCTCTACATCGCGAACCAGGTCTATTATTCCAAGAAGGCCCCGCTCATCGAGGGAGAGCTCGAGGACTACGTCCTGTTCAACGTAAAGCTCGAGCAGAAACTCTTCAATGATTTCGTGAGGCTCTACGTGCGGGCTGAAAACCTGTTCGACGTCGACTACGAGGAGTCCTACGGATATCCGCAGAGCGGGCGAATGCTTTACGCCGGGGCGGAGCTCCGGTTCTAG
- a CDS encoding ABC transporter ATP-binding protein — MRATFLSVRGFSYTYPGAPAPALRDIALRLHTGECVCVGGPSGCGKTTLLLALRGLLKRGRQEGALVRVCPGSESDIGLVFQNIESQVLLTPVEDDVAFGPQNRGYPHGEVTLRVGEALDDVGLQGFEKRNVSELSAGEKQRLGMASALAAGPRALFLDEPTAQLDRRGKARLLQILRRLKARGVMLLVAEHDLEPFVELADRFLQMEEGRIICVGDCFEPQRAGGRPAAGGRENLPRLVDEGPPILSLKGLQVEGPAGPVFRGLDLEIRAGERVHLYGENGAGKSTLLRCIAGLRRPDAGTVQVRGVGNHRSDRLLGKIALLLQNPEKQLFEENVQKEIGFSLLRMKLSEKESAARVMESAALCGVTHLLDRPPLGLSLGEQHRVALASVMAMHPSLLLLDEPFAGIDFGERRRLLKTLTDYRNRWQTAVLIASHDDLPAVDWAERRLEMKGGRLETSPA; from the coding sequence TTGAGGGCGACCTTCCTTTCCGTCAGGGGTTTCTCCTATACCTATCCGGGGGCTCCCGCACCAGCGCTCCGGGATATTGCGCTCAGGCTGCACACCGGAGAGTGCGTGTGCGTCGGCGGTCCGTCGGGCTGTGGGAAAACGACCTTGCTGCTTGCGCTGCGCGGGCTTCTGAAGAGGGGCCGTCAGGAGGGCGCCCTGGTTCGGGTTTGCCCGGGGTCGGAATCGGATATCGGGCTGGTCTTCCAGAATATCGAATCCCAGGTGTTGCTGACGCCGGTGGAGGATGATGTCGCTTTTGGCCCGCAGAACAGGGGATATCCGCACGGCGAGGTCACCTTGCGGGTCGGGGAGGCCCTCGATGACGTGGGTCTCCAAGGTTTCGAGAAGCGCAATGTCAGCGAGCTTTCCGCCGGCGAAAAACAGCGGCTCGGCATGGCATCCGCGTTGGCGGCCGGGCCGCGTGCCCTCTTTCTGGATGAACCGACGGCTCAACTCGACCGGAGGGGCAAAGCCAGACTCCTCCAGATCCTTCGCAGGCTCAAGGCTCGGGGGGTAATGCTGCTCGTCGCCGAGCACGACCTGGAGCCCTTCGTGGAACTGGCAGACCGGTTCCTGCAGATGGAGGAAGGCCGTATCATTTGCGTCGGGGATTGCTTCGAACCGCAAAGAGCCGGCGGTCGCCCTGCGGCGGGCGGGCGGGAGAACCTGCCCAGGCTGGTAGACGAGGGTCCTCCTATTCTTTCCTTGAAGGGACTCCAGGTCGAGGGCCCTGCAGGGCCGGTATTTCGTGGACTGGATTTGGAGATCCGAGCGGGAGAACGGGTCCATCTGTATGGTGAAAACGGCGCCGGGAAATCAACGCTCCTGCGCTGCATAGCCGGTCTCAGGAGGCCCGACGCCGGCACGGTCCAGGTTCGAGGGGTAGGGAATCATCGCTCGGACCGACTCCTTGGGAAAATCGCCCTGCTTCTCCAGAACCCTGAAAAACAGCTCTTCGAAGAGAATGTGCAAAAGGAAATCGGATTCTCCTTGCTGCGTATGAAACTGTCCGAGAAGGAGTCGGCGGCGCGTGTCATGGAATCGGCGGCGCTTTGCGGTGTGACGCATCTGCTGGATCGTCCCCCCCTGGGTCTGAGCCTGGGTGAACAGCACCGCGTAGCCTTGGCCTCCGTCATGGCGATGCACCCGTCTCTGCTGCTTCTGGATGAGCCGTTTGCCGGGATCGATTTCGGGGAGCGGCGCCGGCTCCTGAAAACCCTGACGGATTACCGGAATCGCTGGCAGACGGCTGTGCTGATCGCATCCCATGACGACCTGCCCGCGGTGGACTGGGCTGAACGGCGGTTGGAGATGAAGGGAGGACGGCTTGAGACCTCGCCGGCGTAG
- a CDS encoding energy-coupling factor transporter transmembrane component T family protein yields the protein MRPRRRRIGPTYSAGAAYEYRAGESPVHRLGAGWKLLLTFVMGFAAVAVTRFPALFALIGLNVLYMAGCGLRLRDWWVDSRFFLYQTVIVVLLYLLRFGWEAGWYPGVLAGAKVVLFFMPGAVLLRTTRTSEMLRVFKKWLPARFAFLTLVSLRFVPYLAQEAREIVQVQRLRGVPLSLRGFADPRHWKEVFSSIMVPLMVRVIHTANEAALAAEARGYGVREPIPGERTCGAPPEDFVGQPMEGKSE from the coding sequence TTGAGACCTCGCCGGCGTAGGATAGGGCCGACCTATTCAGCTGGGGCGGCCTATGAGTATCGAGCGGGCGAATCACCCGTGCATCGCCTGGGGGCCGGCTGGAAACTCCTGCTCACCTTCGTCATGGGGTTCGCCGCCGTGGCCGTGACCCGCTTCCCTGCGCTTTTCGCGCTGATCGGACTGAATGTGCTCTATATGGCAGGCTGCGGACTCAGGCTGCGGGACTGGTGGGTGGACAGCCGTTTTTTCCTGTATCAGACCGTCATCGTCGTCCTCCTCTATCTCCTGCGCTTCGGGTGGGAAGCGGGATGGTATCCGGGCGTTCTGGCCGGGGCGAAGGTCGTCCTCTTTTTTATGCCCGGAGCGGTTCTGCTGCGCACGACGCGGACCTCGGAGATGCTGAGGGTCTTCAAGAAATGGCTGCCGGCGCGCTTCGCCTTTCTGACCCTGGTCAGCCTCCGTTTCGTGCCCTACCTGGCGCAGGAGGCGCGGGAAATCGTTCAGGTGCAAAGACTGCGGGGTGTCCCGCTGAGCTTGAGGGGGTTTGCGGATCCGCGTCATTGGAAAGAGGTGTTTTCCAGCATCATGGTGCCTTTGATGGTCCGCGTCATCCATACGGCAAACGAGGCGGCGCTGGCGGCGGAGGCCAGAGGCTACGGGGTGCGGGAGCCGATACCGGGGGAGCGAACATGCGGCGCCCCGCCGGAGGATTTTGTCGGACAACCTATGGAAGGAAAATCGGAATGA
- a CDS encoding ABC transporter substrate-binding protein: MRRWMMLAGLFLSLVLVWSVGSALAEKPIKVGIVDCYSGPPSTYTNDVRDAFQLAVDKVNAEGGVLDRKIEFVTRDSKFKVDIGLAAAKELLMREEVDILMGTINSALALAISDLAEKEKIPFFATFSKSDKISGQAGHRYVFQITENTTVAGKAAAAGLAKRPYVKYWIAGDDYEYGHAIAENAWKHLKELKPEVELLGQSWWKLGEPDFTPYITSILSAKPDAVIIATGGAGCVPFLKAAHATGFNKQVPFFMHTATELSTLKPLGLEAPEGVIGTSNYFYYYPETPENQSFVEEFKKAFGREPKVGALYGYITAQLIIEGYKKAGAFDTEKFIDAVEGMDLATPVGKVTLRACDHQAMLPMYMGVTKKVEGYDFLIASDIVTIPAEEIIPSCEEIAKTREAK, from the coding sequence ATGAGACGTTGGATGATGCTGGCAGGTTTGTTTTTGAGTCTGGTACTGGTCTGGAGCGTTGGTTCGGCGCTTGCCGAAAAGCCGATCAAGGTCGGGATCGTCGACTGCTACTCCGGGCCGCCGAGCACCTACACGAACGATGTCCGGGATGCCTTCCAGCTGGCTGTTGACAAGGTCAACGCCGAAGGGGGCGTCTTGGACCGGAAGATCGAATTCGTCACCCGGGACAGCAAGTTCAAGGTCGACATCGGGCTGGCCGCCGCCAAGGAGCTGCTGATGCGGGAAGAGGTCGACATCCTGATGGGCACGATCAACAGCGCCCTGGCCCTGGCGATTTCCGACCTCGCGGAGAAGGAAAAGATCCCCTTCTTTGCGACGTTCTCCAAGAGCGACAAGATCAGCGGCCAGGCGGGCCATCGCTATGTCTTCCAGATCACGGAAAACACGACGGTGGCGGGAAAAGCCGCCGCGGCCGGCCTGGCGAAAAGACCCTATGTGAAATACTGGATCGCCGGGGACGATTATGAGTACGGTCACGCCATCGCCGAAAACGCCTGGAAGCACCTGAAGGAGCTGAAGCCCGAGGTCGAGCTCCTGGGGCAGTCCTGGTGGAAGCTCGGCGAACCGGACTTCACGCCCTACATCACGTCGATTCTCTCGGCGAAGCCCGATGCGGTGATCATCGCCACCGGCGGGGCCGGATGCGTCCCCTTCCTGAAGGCCGCCCACGCGACCGGCTTCAACAAGCAGGTGCCCTTCTTCATGCACACCGCGACGGAACTGTCCACCTTGAAGCCCCTCGGCCTGGAAGCGCCTGAAGGGGTGATCGGGACCTCGAACTACTTCTACTACTATCCGGAAACCCCGGAAAATCAGAGCTTCGTGGAGGAGTTCAAGAAGGCCTTCGGACGCGAGCCGAAGGTGGGGGCCCTCTACGGCTACATCACCGCTCAGCTCATCATCGAAGGGTACAAGAAGGCCGGCGCCTTCGATACCGAGAAGTTCATCGATGCCGTCGAGGGAATGGACTTGGCCACACCGGTCGGCAAGGTGACCCTTCGTGCCTGCGACCACCAGGCCATGCTGCCCATGTACATGGGGGTGACCAAGAAGGTGGAGGGCTACGATTTTCTCATTGCCTCCGATATCGTGACTATACCGGCAGAAGAGATCATACCGAGCTGCGAGGAGATCGCCAAGACGCGCGAAGCCAAATAG
- a CDS encoding branched-chain amino acid ABC transporter permease: MEFAAHVSWEALLQQVLVGLSRTTILFIVASGLSLVLGVLRIPNVFHGSLYMIGAFLAYSVAVFIGGPAGFAVALLAAPLGVALISLIVERGLFCRLYEREHLMLLLFTFAFMLVFSDLVKLVWGSDYRSLSLPPMLQGSFTILNLPFPRYNLFLLLVGPVVAFGLWFLTNKTKIGKIARAASVDREMVGAVGINVSWVFAAVFIIGCFLAGLGGALVAPTQNITQGMDHAIIIQAFLIVIIGGLGNIWGALLGALIFGLTDAIGILILPQFAIVFPYAAVVIVLIFRPTGLLKATW; the protein is encoded by the coding sequence ATGGAATTCGCAGCGCATGTGTCCTGGGAAGCTCTGCTCCAGCAGGTCCTGGTCGGTTTGAGCCGGACGACCATCCTCTTCATCGTTGCATCGGGGTTGAGCCTCGTGTTGGGGGTGCTGCGCATCCCCAACGTGTTCCATGGCTCGCTTTACATGATCGGCGCCTTTCTCGCCTACTCGGTCGCGGTCTTCATCGGGGGGCCGGCCGGCTTCGCGGTCGCCCTGTTGGCGGCCCCGCTCGGGGTGGCTCTCATCAGCCTGATCGTGGAGCGCGGGCTTTTCTGCCGGTTGTACGAGCGGGAGCACCTGATGCTGCTCCTGTTCACCTTTGCCTTCATGCTCGTCTTCTCGGATCTGGTCAAGCTGGTGTGGGGTTCGGATTACCGGTCGCTCTCCCTCCCGCCGATGCTCCAGGGTTCTTTCACTATCCTTAATCTCCCTTTTCCGCGCTACAACCTCTTCCTCCTGCTGGTCGGCCCCGTGGTGGCCTTCGGCCTGTGGTTCCTGACCAACAAGACCAAGATCGGCAAGATCGCCCGCGCGGCATCGGTCGACCGGGAGATGGTCGGCGCCGTGGGGATCAACGTCAGCTGGGTCTTCGCGGCGGTTTTCATCATCGGCTGCTTTCTGGCCGGCCTGGGCGGCGCGCTGGTCGCCCCGACACAGAACATCACCCAGGGTATGGATCATGCCATCATCATCCAGGCCTTTCTGATCGTCATCATCGGCGGTTTGGGCAATATCTGGGGGGCGCTCCTGGGCGCCCTGATCTTCGGGTTGACCGACGCGATCGGCATTTTGATCCTGCCCCAGTTCGCCATCGTGTTCCCCTATGCCGCCGTGGTCATCGTCCTCATCTTTCGTCCGACGGGCTTGCTGAAAGCCACCTGGTAA
- a CDS encoding branched-chain amino acid ABC transporter permease, with protein MSKGVFSPKTWLLLAAAVACMAVAPQFLSRFYTYLISLVLVTGLLAMSLNLVLGYGGLYQFHHAVFYGVGAYTFALMRVKTGLPSIWAYLAAPVAALLLSLLIGWICVRLSKLYFGMLQISLGSLVWAIVYRWYSFTGGDDGIHGVPIPEALSSIDNAYYFTSAVTLVCLFVMYLIVNSPFGRVFQATRDNPERSEAIGVNVKRQQLVGLMVAGFFAGVAGSLFVTIEGSVFPDMMFWTLSLEILIMCLLGGWFSFFGPMLGAAIVVVLRTVMGIHTEYWTLILGVMLMLLIFFLPEGVLGYFTARWGSRRRAAMEDL; from the coding sequence GTGTCCAAAGGGGTATTCAGTCCAAAGACCTGGCTCCTGCTCGCGGCGGCCGTTGCGTGCATGGCCGTGGCGCCGCAGTTCCTGAGCAGGTTTTACACCTATCTGATCTCCCTGGTCCTGGTGACCGGGCTCTTGGCCATGAGCCTCAACCTGGTGCTCGGCTATGGCGGGCTGTATCAGTTTCACCATGCCGTGTTTTACGGTGTCGGCGCCTATACCTTCGCCCTCATGCGGGTGAAGACCGGCCTCCCGTCGATCTGGGCTTATCTGGCTGCACCCGTGGCCGCGCTTCTGTTGAGCCTTCTGATCGGCTGGATCTGCGTGAGGCTTTCCAAGCTCTACTTCGGGATGCTCCAGATCTCTCTGGGCTCCCTCGTCTGGGCCATCGTGTACCGCTGGTATTCCTTTACGGGCGGGGACGACGGCATCCACGGCGTGCCGATCCCGGAGGCCCTCTCCTCCATCGACAACGCCTATTATTTCACCAGCGCGGTGACCCTGGTCTGCCTGTTCGTGATGTATCTGATCGTCAATTCCCCGTTCGGGCGCGTGTTTCAGGCCACCCGCGACAACCCGGAGCGGAGCGAGGCCATCGGGGTCAACGTCAAGCGGCAACAGCTCGTGGGGCTCATGGTCGCCGGTTTCTTCGCCGGTGTCGCCGGGTCGCTCTTCGTGACCATCGAGGGGTCCGTCTTCCCTGACATGATGTTCTGGACCCTGTCCCTGGAGATCCTGATCATGTGCCTCCTGGGGGGATGGTTCTCCTTCTTCGGCCCCATGCTCGGGGCCGCCATCGTGGTCGTCCTGCGGACCGTGATGGGCATTCACACCGAGTACTGGACCCTGATCCTCGGCGTCATGCTCATGCTGCTGATCTTTTTCCTGCCGGAGGGGGTGCTGGGCTATTTCACGGCCAGGTGGGGGTCCCGCCGCCGGGCCGCCATGGAGGATCTCTAA
- a CDS encoding ABC transporter ATP-binding protein, which yields MLEVRDVRKSFDGFMAVSEGNLTVERGKIVAVIGPNGAGKSTLFKLITGHLKPDGGSIRYKGEDIAGLPPYTICRRGISLSFQIVNIFHRLSVFENVQAAILSRQRKTFNLFTPAARLAREETMRIIDAVGLSDRVDAVSSTLAYGDQKVLEIAIALGNDPELLILDEPTAGMSPEETAATIGLIRRLTREMGLTILFCEHDMELVFAMADEIMVMRQGATIIQGPGEVVRADPDVQEAYLGGGH from the coding sequence ATGCTCGAGGTCAGGGACGTCCGCAAGTCGTTCGACGGGTTCATGGCGGTCAGCGAGGGGAATCTCACCGTTGAACGGGGAAAGATCGTCGCGGTCATCGGGCCGAACGGGGCTGGAAAATCCACCCTGTTCAAACTCATTACCGGCCACCTGAAGCCCGACGGCGGCTCGATCCGGTACAAGGGTGAAGACATCGCCGGTCTGCCGCCCTACACGATTTGCCGGCGCGGCATCAGCCTGTCCTTTCAGATCGTCAACATCTTCCACCGGCTGAGCGTCTTCGAAAACGTTCAGGCCGCCATCCTGTCCCGCCAGCGGAAGACCTTCAATCTGTTCACGCCGGCGGCGAGACTGGCCCGGGAAGAAACGATGCGGATCATCGATGCGGTCGGCCTGTCGGACAGGGTGGACGCCGTCAGTTCGACCCTTGCCTACGGTGATCAGAAGGTCCTCGAGATTGCCATCGCCCTCGGCAACGACCCCGAGCTCCTGATCCTGGACGAGCCGACGGCCGGCATGTCGCCCGAGGAAACCGCCGCCACCATCGGCCTGATCAGGCGTTTGACCCGGGAGATGGGCCTGACGATCCTCTTTTGCGAACACGACATGGAACTGGTTTTCGCCATGGCCGACGAGATCATGGTCATGCGGCAAGGCGCCACGATCATTCAGGGCCCGGGAGAGGTCGTCCGGGCCGATCCGGATGTTCAGGAAGCCTATCTGGGGGGAGGCCATTAA
- a CDS encoding ABC transporter ATP-binding protein, with product MLEVRGIHTYYGLSHILFDVSLDVRQGEIVSLLGRNGAGKSTIMKSIMGLVPPRQGSIRFNGEAVTGKPPYIMVRRGMGYVPDSRRVFADLTVDENLEISERNTDKPDGWDREAVYRFFPDLRRIRSRRAGFLSGGEQQMLTIARALVTNPSFLLLDEPTEGLAPLIVKMLEEQIRQLGLRGLTVLLAEQNQSVALSLSVRGYIVDNGTIAYQGSIDDLRDNDEIRKKYLLV from the coding sequence ATGCTGGAGGTCAGGGGCATTCACACCTATTACGGCCTGAGTCACATCCTTTTCGACGTGTCGCTGGATGTCCGCCAGGGCGAGATCGTGTCCCTCCTCGGGCGCAACGGCGCCGGCAAGAGTACGATCATGAAGAGCATCATGGGCCTGGTGCCGCCCCGGCAGGGCTCCATCCGTTTCAACGGCGAGGCGGTCACCGGGAAGCCACCCTATATCATGGTTCGGAGGGGCATGGGCTATGTCCCGGACAGCCGCCGCGTGTTCGCCGACCTGACGGTAGACGAAAACCTAGAGATCTCGGAGCGGAATACGGACAAACCCGACGGCTGGGACCGCGAGGCCGTCTACCGGTTTTTCCCGGACCTGCGGAGGATCCGGTCCCGCCGGGCTGGGTTCCTGAGCGGCGGAGAGCAGCAGATGCTGACCATCGCCCGGGCCCTCGTCACGAACCCCTCCTTTTTACTGCTCGACGAACCTACCGAGGGGCTGGCGCCCCTGATCGTCAAGATGCTGGAGGAGCAGATCCGGCAGCTTGGCCTGCGCGGCCTGACCGTCCTCCTGGCCGAGCAGAATCAGAGCGTCGCCCTGAGCCTCAGCGTCAGGGGCTACATCGTCGACAACGGCACGATCGCCTACCAGGGGAGCATCGACGACCTGCGCGACAACGACGAGATCCGGAAGAAGTATCTGCTGGTTTGA
- a CDS encoding secondary thiamine-phosphate synthase enzyme YjbQ produces MKHFRKELWFEAPTRRAFINITPQVEDCVKESGIQEGLALVNAMHITASVFVNDDESGLHHDYDVWLEKLAPHEPVSQYRHNVGEDNADAHMKRQIMGREVVVAVTGGRLDLGTWEQIFYGEFDGRRRKRALVKLIGS; encoded by the coding sequence ATGAAGCATTTTCGCAAGGAATTGTGGTTCGAGGCGCCCACGCGGCGGGCCTTCATCAACATAACGCCGCAGGTGGAAGACTGTGTAAAGGAAAGCGGGATTCAGGAAGGCCTTGCGCTGGTGAACGCCATGCACATTACGGCATCCGTATTCGTCAACGACGATGAGTCCGGGCTACACCACGATTACGATGTGTGGCTCGAAAAGCTGGCCCCTCACGAACCGGTCTCTCAGTACCGTCACAACGTCGGGGAAGACAATGCAGACGCCCATATGAAGCGTCAGATCATGGGGCGCGAGGTGGTGGTCGCCGTCACCGGCGGCCGGCTGGACCTGGGGACGTGGGAGCAGATCTTTTACGGGGAATTCGATGGGAGGCGGCGGAAGAGAGCGCTCGTCAAGCTGATCGGAAGTTAG
- a CDS encoding 4Fe-4S ferredoxin, with amino-acid sequence MSQTEKTRWIERLITDFIDHSPENTLQNAANEKAFASPLIGFARGDDPLFEAFKEHVGPFHLTPWEIFALTFEDPHVRPEEISVISWILPQNALTKAENTREKTYPSERWARGRIFGEIVNEKLRRHVVENLASKGIQAVAPVLSPQFSWRISPRYDFASTWSERHAAFAAGLGTFGLCDGLITPAGKAMRTGSVVARVQVPPTQRPYTDHRAYCLFFSRGICGKCIPRCPVGAITARGKDKRKCAAYVGGAAREYVKRRYGLEGYACGLCQTGVPCESGIPAGD; translated from the coding sequence ATGAGCCAGACAGAGAAAACCCGATGGATCGAGCGTCTGATTACGGATTTCATCGACCACTCGCCTGAAAACACCCTCCAGAACGCCGCGAACGAAAAGGCCTTCGCCTCGCCTCTGATAGGCTTCGCGAGGGGCGATGACCCCTTGTTCGAGGCCTTCAAAGAGCATGTCGGCCCTTTCCACCTGACGCCCTGGGAGATCTTCGCGCTCACCTTCGAGGACCCTCATGTCCGCCCTGAGGAGATCAGCGTCATCAGCTGGATCCTCCCTCAAAACGCGCTCACGAAAGCGGAAAACACCCGGGAAAAGACCTACCCCTCAGAGAGGTGGGCCAGAGGGCGCATCTTCGGCGAGATCGTCAACGAAAAGCTCCGCCGGCATGTCGTGGAAAACCTTGCGTCCAAGGGCATCCAGGCCGTCGCCCCTGTGCTCAGCCCTCAGTTCAGCTGGCGGATATCCCCGCGCTACGACTTCGCCTCCACCTGGTCCGAACGCCATGCAGCCTTTGCGGCCGGCCTGGGGACCTTCGGCCTGTGCGACGGGTTGATCACTCCGGCCGGAAAAGCCATGCGCACGGGATCGGTGGTGGCACGCGTCCAGGTTCCGCCCACGCAAAGGCCTTACACCGACCATCGGGCCTACTGCCTCTTTTTCAGCCGGGGGATCTGCGGCAAATGCATCCCCCGCTGCCCGGTCGGGGCCATCACCGCCAGGGGTAAAGACAAACGCAAGTGCGCCGCGTACGTCGGCGGGGCCGCAAGGGAATATGTCAAGCGCCGATATGGCCTCGAAGGCTATGCCTGCGGCCTGTGTCAAACGGGCGTCCCCTGCGAATCGGGCATCCCCGCCGGAGACTGA
- a CDS encoding cytochrome b/b6 domain-containing protein, translating into MESRMTNIYLYTRYERFWHWLQTILILLLLVTGFEINGLFSLFGFKAASEIHNTAGIAWLIAFAFFIFWLFTTGEWRQYIPTTKKMLLVIRYYSYGIFRGESHPVPKKRDAKHNPLQRLVYLSLAALLLPVQMATGLVYWGYNSWAGWGLSGLSLTVVAAIHLAGAFAILSFLVVHLYMITTGHTLFAHTRAMISGWEEVPEGTEIEDWERKPRKAEAGVC; encoded by the coding sequence ATGGAATCCCGCATGACCAACATTTATCTTTACACACGCTACGAACGCTTCTGGCACTGGCTGCAAACGATCCTGATCCTCTTGCTGCTGGTCACGGGGTTCGAGATCAACGGCCTCTTCAGCCTGTTCGGATTCAAAGCGGCGTCAGAAATCCACAATACAGCGGGGATCGCCTGGCTGATCGCCTTTGCGTTTTTCATCTTCTGGCTTTTCACCACCGGTGAGTGGCGTCAGTATATCCCCACCACGAAGAAGATGCTCCTGGTCATCCGCTATTACAGCTACGGGATCTTCCGCGGCGAATCGCACCCGGTCCCCAAGAAAAGAGACGCCAAACACAACCCGCTTCAGCGGCTCGTGTACCTTTCCCTCGCGGCCCTGCTGCTCCCGGTCCAGATGGCGACCGGCCTCGTCTACTGGGGCTACAACTCTTGGGCAGGGTGGGGGTTGAGCGGTCTGTCCCTGACGGTGGTCGCCGCCATCCACCTGGCCGGCGCCTTTGCCATTCTTTCCTTCCTCGTCGTCCACCTGTACATGATCACGACAGGTCACACCCTTTTCGCCCACACGAGGGCCATGATCAGCGGCTGGGAAGAAGTTCCCGAAGGAACCGAAATCGAGGACTGGGAGCGCAAGCCCAGAAAGGCCGAGGCCGGGGTCTGCTGA